Below is a genomic region from Marinilabiliales bacterium.
TTTCTTACCAGTATTTTGCTTCCCAGGAACTCTTCATAGAGCTCCTCGCCCATGTCTTCCCTAAGCAGGTTTTCAATGAACTTCATGTAGAATTTTTCGAATATGAGAGGTTCAGGCCTTGCTGCATCATACACCAGGTCCCAGTCCCTCAGCATCTCCATCGCCCTTCGTTCATTTATTGTGGGGTTGTCTGCTTTTTTAAGCTCATGGAGCAGTCCGGGCAAAATCTTTTCGGTCAGCATTGATTTTTTGTCACCCAGCATCGACTTGAAATCGTCTGGCGACAATCTTTCTTTCTCTGTCAGCATCTCAACGATCCTGTCATACCTGTTCGGGGGATCAAACCAGTGGCTGATATAGTAAGGGTAGTCGTCGCCAATGGTCCTGTTGTTGGCCGATGCCACGAATCCTTTAGGGGGATTGTAGGTATAGGGCAGCTCATCGAAAGGCACGAATCCCTTCCAGTCATATGTGTCATCTTCACCCGATACTATGAATATGCCGCTGCCATCCCTCAACGGTATCCCGGCTGCTGTCTGTATGCCTATGTTGCCATCCACATCGGCATAGTTGATGTTCTGGCTTACCGACAGGAACGTGGTGAGGGCCTCCCTGAACTCCTCCCAGTTCCCGGCGCGGTTGAGCATGTAGACACTGCGGACTTCATTGGAATATTCGTTGCCTGTCCATCTCATTGAAACAGCCTGATCTCCGAGGTTCTTGAAATCACTTATTACCGGCCCCCTGTGGGTGAAAAGCAATTCCTTGAAAACAGTATCCCTCTTACCGGTTATAAACATCTCGTTCCTGACCTCCATATCTCTCCATTCGCCCATGTATTTGTACTGGTGGGGATTGGACGGATTGACCGTCTCAAGGTAGAAGTCCACGTCATCAAGCATAACATTGGTCATCCCCCAGGCTATCCGTTCATTGTGTCCTGAGATTACAAAGGGCTGGCCGGGCAGGACAACACCTGTAACATTCACACTGCCTTCTGCCACATGGTGCATCTGGTACCATATGCCCGGCGTGAACAGTCCCAGGTGCATATCGTTTGCAAATACCGGACTTCCGGTCGTGCTTTTAGCGCCTGAAACGGCCCAGTTGTTGCTTGCGCTGAAAACTGCCACTCCAAGATCCTCCAGGACAGACGATCGCTCTCTCAGGGCTGATATGGCATCAGCGGCAACGTTTATCCTTTCGGGATGGACATAGCTTGTCTGCATGTCCAGGTCGGGAACGAGTTCCCTGAATTTTTCTTCATCAAGCCTGTCGCGCAATTTGTGAAGAACTGCCTCGGTCGACCAGCCCATATTGAGGTCCCATGCCATGTAGCCCACCAGGTTGATTGAATGAACTGGCTCCCAGGGTTCGGGACTGTAGCCCAGGATTGAGAATTCCGGCGGCAGATTTTTTGCATTATGGTTGATAAACTGGTTCACCCCGTCGGCAAAGGCCTCAAGTGCGTGCAGCACCTCGTCGCCGGTATTCTGCAATACCATACCGGACTTTTCTGTTATTCGCAATGATCTCATCAGCAGGTCGGTATTAACAAGGTCGGGTCCGAATATCTCCGTCAGCCTGCCGGTTGTTACCCTTCTCAGCAGGTCCATCTGCCACAGGCGGTCCTGCGCCATTACGTAGCCAACCGCACGGTAAAGGTCTTCTTCATTTTCTGCATATACTGAAGGTACGGCGTAAGCGTCGCGAATAACGGTAACCTCGCCGGTAAGGCCTTCTATGGCCACATCGGCATTGTAATCGGGAATAGCTTTCCTGGCAATGTTTCTCAGGAAAAAGAAGCCTGCAATGATAATGATGATAAGCAGAACTCCGGTAACTCCAAGTATTTTTTTCAATAGCTTCATGGCTTCATGTTTTCAGGATGGTGGGTTTGAGAGCTTCATTGGATGACAGTTAGTAAGCCTTAATTGTCAGCAAGGTAAAACCAAATAAAACAAATTTGCAAAAATTGTCAAAAAAAAGAGTCGATTAATTTCCAAATATTCCATTATTTCTTTTTCTTGCTATGTTTTTGCATTCATAATCAACCCAAAATAATACGATATGAAAACTCAGCTATGCCGTGCCCTGATCAGTGCAGCGGCCGCAATTGCCCTCTTTGCTCAACTGTCTGCTCCGGCGGCCTTTGCAGGGGAGGACCCCGGGAAAACCGGATGGACCTTCGGTGCATTACCTGCAGTTTCATACAATACCGACCTCGGTTTCCAGTATGGCGGATTGATCGACCTGTACTATTATGGTGATGGCTCCACCTACCCCAAATACATGCATAAGATCTATGCCGAGATTTCACGGTACACTAAGGGCAGCGGTGTTAACAGGATCTTTTATGACAGCGAATTCCTGGTACCCGGCATCAGGATGACTGCCGATCTGAGCTATTTTACCGAGAAGGCTCTCGATTTTTACGGGTTTAACGGCTATAATGCCAACTATTTTGCTTCGTGGGAAGATGATGACGACCCGGCATACCTCAGCCGGATGTTTTACCGCCATGAGCGGAACATGTTCCGGTTCACCGTCGATTTCCAGGGCCGGCTCTCAGGACGGGAGCTGCGGTGGATCGCCGGACTTGGGCTTATGAACACAGGCATTGACAGGGTCGACATTGACGCCCTGAACGAGGGAAGGGATGAGGATGAAAGACTTCCTGACATTCCCGGGATGTATGAGCATTATGTCAGGTGGGGAATAATATCTGAAGGGGAGAAAGAGGGCGGAACCACACACCATTTCAAGGCCGGCGTTATTTATGACACCAGGGATAACGAACCCAACCCGATGTCGGGAATGTGGAGTGAGGCAGTCATTTTTGCTGCACCGGGGTTCATGGGAAATGGCGATTTTGCCTATACCAGGGTTTCTCTCACCCACAGGCAATATTTCACATTGATACCAAGGGACCTTTCCCTCGCCTACAGGCTGAACTACCAGGGCACCCTGGGCGGGAATGTGCCGTTCTACATGCTGCCTTACATGATAAACTCCTTCTCGCTTTCATCGAACACCGACGGACTTGGCGGATCACGCACAGTGAGGGGCATGCTCCGTAACCGTGTAGTTGGTGAGGGGATGGTGTTCGGCAACCTCGAACTTAGATGGAAATTTTATCGCACAGTTCTTTTTAACCAGAACATATACCTCGCCCTGAATACGTTCATGGATGGGGGCCAGGTTGTTGCTGAGAGGAAGGTGGATCCTGTACCTCCTGATCAGCCCGGGCCGGAACCCATCCAGCCATTCACCGAATATTACACTGAAGGCAAGGAGGGTCTCCATCTTACCTATGGCGGTGGATTCAGGATTGCCATGAACGAGAACTTCATTGTAGCAATAGATTACGGCAGGCCGTTCGACAAACGTGATGGTAACGGGGGGCTTTATATCGGACTGAATTACCTTTTTTAAATTTATTCAGATCAAATAAAAGTCCATTTTAATCCTCCTTTTCAGATCATGTTGTATCTTTGCAGCTTGTCTTACAAAATAAAAAGCTATGGTTTGTAATCTTCTGCAAGGTAAAAAGGGTATTGTTTTCGGAGCCCTCAACGATAAGTCAATTGCATGGAAAGTAGCCGAAAAGGCCTTTGACCAGGGTGCTGAGTTTATTCTTTCGAATGCCCCGGCTGCTATTCGTTTCGGCGATACCGAAAAACTGGCCGAAAAGTGCAGAACTGTTGTAATTACCGCCGACGCAACCGATGTTGCCGATCTGGAGAAAGTTTTCTCAGGAGCAATGGAAAGGTATGGCAGGAT
It encodes:
- a CDS encoding penicillin acylase family protein, producing MKLLKKILGVTGVLLIIIIIAGFFFLRNIARKAIPDYNADVAIEGLTGEVTVIRDAYAVPSVYAENEEDLYRAVGYVMAQDRLWQMDLLRRVTTGRLTEIFGPDLVNTDLLMRSLRITEKSGMVLQNTGDEVLHALEAFADGVNQFINHNAKNLPPEFSILGYSPEPWEPVHSINLVGYMAWDLNMGWSTEAVLHKLRDRLDEEKFRELVPDLDMQTSYVHPERINVAADAISALRERSSVLEDLGVAVFSASNNWAVSGAKSTTGSPVFANDMHLGLFTPGIWYQMHHVAEGSVNVTGVVLPGQPFVISGHNERIAWGMTNVMLDDVDFYLETVNPSNPHQYKYMGEWRDMEVRNEMFITGKRDTVFKELLFTHRGPVISDFKNLGDQAVSMRWTGNEYSNEVRSVYMLNRAGNWEEFREALTTFLSVSQNINYADVDGNIGIQTAAGIPLRDGSGIFIVSGEDDTYDWKGFVPFDELPYTYNPPKGFVASANNRTIGDDYPYYISHWFDPPNRYDRIVEMLTEKERLSPDDFKSMLGDKKSMLTEKILPGLLHELKKADNPTINERRAMEMLRDWDLVYDAARPEPLIFEKFYMKFIENLLREDMGEELYEEFLGSKILVRNIVDRVWDAEESAWFAGTKTDSGPGTFTGLVTKSFIEAIEQAEHRYGPNVERWAWGDAHTFTLNHPMGSERILDIVFNINRGPYSPGGSFHTVCPYSYNFNNPFVVNHGASQRHIYSTANWDNSFTVIPTGASGIPASDHYCDQTELYVNDEYRPDPFSRTAVESGAVYRMKLLPAN